Proteins from one Leptospiraceae bacterium genomic window:
- a CDS encoding DUF2283 domain-containing protein produces the protein MNNTKKYKKLLKENIEKTSNHITIIRFKDSKVSVFKKEKEDCLKIFLNRNKIEYETRIHDDLILNFDKSNKLVLVEILKASEKFKNSGKQRSKKK, from the coding sequence ATGAATAATACTAAAAAGTATAAAAAACTTTTAAAAGAGAATATAGAAAAAACAAGTAATCATATTACAATAATCCGCTTTAAAGATTCTAAAGTTTCTGTTTTTAAAAAAGAAAAAGAGGACTGCCTGAAAATATTTTTAAATAGAAATAAAATTGAATATGAAACTAGAATTCATGATGACTTAATTCTAAATTTCGATAAATCAAATAAATTGGTTTTAGTCGAAATTTTGAAAGCTTCTGAAAAATTTAAAAATTCAGGAAAGCAAAGAAGTAAAAAGAAATGA
- a CDS encoding replication initiation factor domain-containing protein: MPIKNKSLDIDRSQLYSSIDNRYFSESVYVDYNTGEITETKSCFYRFSDSPNYSDLNIYRGQDIKKERKLKVEHIDTETQDHKLSLFIDWLNFKVKNTIPNRNKLFELLPPLEESILKKGNTKVMSYTHKDRIIKLEYHFEEIEEIICKISSRGLSLIFNETENYKPSMTIEELIEWIFKNDKLKRTKKHGTIHSGITRIDFALDDFAGFADMDYLQHKADTNCYVTRLGECTPYAPKDLQRRKIKGKTLYFGDRASPTFIRFYDKLAKCKDGKTEVDPLFQTWNRMEIELKSNMANVFTHSYLTNPKFVPYHWILGILRFTTKPVKQDDKNKQRFEVDYFFAKFLKGTEKPERLRVPQLVYDLENLDRYVEKNCLSPVDTYVRIHGMKKLVDVLEERKEATNKKPKYSSLIEIHGENFEYDEMYENVLSDAKASKLNRKKKKDEDNE; encoded by the coding sequence ATGCCAATAAAAAACAAGTCTCTAGATATTGACCGTTCTCAATTATACAGCTCGATAGATAATAGATATTTTTCTGAATCTGTCTATGTAGATTATAATACTGGAGAGATAACAGAAACAAAGTCTTGCTTTTATAGATTTTCCGATTCTCCCAATTATTCAGACTTAAATATATATCGAGGACAAGACATTAAGAAAGAACGAAAATTAAAAGTAGAACATATTGATACAGAAACACAAGATCATAAATTGAGTCTATTCATTGATTGGTTGAACTTCAAAGTAAAAAATACAATTCCAAATCGAAATAAACTTTTTGAACTTTTACCACCATTAGAAGAATCCATTTTAAAAAAAGGCAATACCAAAGTAATGTCTTATACTCACAAAGACAGAATTATAAAATTAGAATATCACTTTGAAGAGATAGAAGAAATCATTTGCAAAATTTCCTCCAGAGGACTTTCCCTAATTTTCAATGAAACGGAAAATTATAAACCTTCTATGACAATAGAAGAATTGATTGAATGGATTTTTAAAAACGATAAATTAAAACGCACAAAAAAACATGGAACAATTCATTCTGGAATTACTCGGATAGATTTTGCTTTAGATGACTTTGCGGGATTTGCTGACATGGATTATTTACAGCATAAAGCGGATACTAATTGTTATGTTACACGATTAGGAGAATGCACTCCATACGCTCCCAAAGATTTACAGCGAAGAAAAATAAAAGGTAAGACATTATATTTTGGTGATAGGGCTTCCCCTACCTTTATTAGATTCTATGATAAATTAGCAAAGTGCAAAGACGGCAAAACGGAAGTAGACCCTCTCTTTCAAACTTGGAATAGAATGGAAATAGAACTAAAATCAAACATGGCAAATGTGTTTACTCATAGTTATCTTACAAATCCTAAATTTGTTCCTTATCACTGGATACTTGGCATATTGAGATTTACGACTAAGCCAGTAAAGCAAGACGACAAAAACAAACAACGATTTGAAGTAGATTATTTTTTTGCAAAATTTTTAAAGGGAACTGAAAAACCAGAAAGGTTGAGAGTTCCACAGTTAGTATATGACCTAGAAAACCTAGACAGATATGTCGAAAAAAATTGTCTTAGTCCTGTAGATACTTATGTAAGAATTCACGGAATGAAAAAACTGGTAGACGTTTTAGAAGAGCGTAAAGAGGCAACAAATAAGAAACCAAAATATTCCTCTTTGATAGAAATTCATGGAGAAAATTTTGAATACGATGAAATGTATGAAAATGTTTTATCTGATGCTAAAGCAAGTAAATTGAACAGGAAAAAAAAGAAGGATGAGGATAATGAATAA